The following are from one region of the Methanomassiliicoccales archaeon LGM-DZ1 genome:
- a CDS encoding 50S ribosome-binding GTPase — protein sequence MAGMNTQIPTVLTAEELMDKAFRRASRISKKGSDSLDTKKKTALARITASGDIVETTLVGYIQKFPRMEKEDDFFPQLVDLVIGIDRYKKALGALNWCAGRTELLKKQSLREVRRTKDPEIIESIRKGFYGRLGSYVDQISKDLLFLQDAKNKFRDLPSIDPKIPTAVVAGFPNVGKSSLVTCISTAAPEVAPYPFTTKGITIGHIKDDWRMFQIVDTPGLLDRSFEDRNDIEKQAVLALRYLTDIMIFVLDPSETCGYPMEKQEDLLRTVRENFDGVPIIVVESKCDVLRTDHDAIRISAATGEGMEEFRQMLIGKLREILRSRPLEEPEAPEASE from the coding sequence ATGGCCGGAATGAACACGCAGATACCGACGGTCCTGACCGCCGAGGAGCTCATGGACAAGGCATTCCGCAGGGCCAGCAGGATCAGTAAGAAAGGCAGCGACTCCTTGGACACCAAGAAGAAGACCGCCCTTGCCAGGATCACGGCCTCGGGCGACATAGTCGAGACGACTCTCGTCGGCTACATCCAGAAGTTCCCCAGGATGGAGAAGGAGGACGACTTCTTCCCGCAGCTCGTGGACCTGGTGATAGGGATAGACCGCTACAAGAAGGCCCTGGGAGCCCTCAACTGGTGCGCCGGGAGGACGGAGCTGCTGAAGAAGCAGTCCCTCCGCGAGGTGCGCAGGACGAAGGACCCGGAGATAATCGAGTCCATCAGGAAAGGCTTCTACGGCAGGCTGGGGTCCTATGTCGACCAGATATCCAAGGACCTGCTCTTCCTGCAGGATGCCAAGAACAAGTTCAGGGACCTCCCGTCGATCGACCCCAAGATCCCGACCGCCGTCGTGGCCGGGTTCCCGAACGTCGGCAAGAGCAGCCTGGTGACCTGCATCAGCACCGCGGCGCCCGAGGTCGCCCCCTACCCGTTCACCACGAAAGGGATCACCATCGGGCACATCAAGGACGACTGGAGGATGTTCCAGATAGTGGACACCCCCGGGCTCCTCGACAGGAGCTTCGAGGACAGGAACGACATCGAGAAACAGGCGGTGCTGGCACTTAGGTACCTGACCGACATCATGATCTTCGTCCTGGATCCCTCGGAGACCTGCGGGTACCCGATGGAGAAGCAGGAGGACCTGCTGAGGACCGTCCGCGAGAACTTCGACGGCGTCCCCATAATCGTCGTCGAGAGCAAATGCGACGTCCTCAGGACTGACCATGACGCCATCCGCATCTCCGCCGCCACCGGCGAGGGGATGGAGGAGTTCAGGCAGATGCTCATCGGGAAGCTGAGGGAGATCCTGCGCAGCAGGCCCCTCGAAGAGCCGGAGGCTCCAGAGGCATCCGAATGA